aagaagaggaaggcagaggtgaCATTGGTTGCCCTCAATCATAGGAGAgctattttctcaatttttaagacttttgttttcaataaaaacctGTTTCATGCAAAGAATTTTATATTGCCTTGAAGGGTTAATGCCTTTCCTACTCTGGAGCTAGCTGTGAGCATGCATTTTGAACACATTTGACTATAAAGAAAGATTTCTAGTACCTCTAGCAGATGTGTTTTCAGTGCAAATCCTTAGTTCCAGAACCCTGAACATACTATGGTAAGCTCATAAATCCCCCCGGACAGACTGACCCTCAGTGGGTGCTTCAGCTATCAACATGCAAGAGTTAAGTATGAGATGCCCGACTTGTTACAAGATAAATTCATTGCagtgatttgtatttctctgggaCATGGAGGCATCAGACTCACTTGGTGCCACAGAAACTGCCTACAAAATAAGACCACTGTCTTATTTCCTCTCCCACACATTAACAAATGGAAGCTGTCCTCCTTCCTACCTGTTGAATGTGGGCCCTACTATTTCtacacaagaaaagaaacagtcaaaCCTTCTctgtaaaaaagacaaaaaagaccaaacattctctgtctctgtctctgtctctctctctctctgtctctctctctctccctctgtgtgtgtgtgtgcctgtgttcacTTAGTGCACTTATCTCTCACACTGTTAACATTAAAACACAAATACCCTAGGCTACAATTCCTAGTAAGGTTGCCTCTGAGAGGAACCGAGCCTTTGAAGTACAGGCCATGTTAGTGtaaacatttctttctgtaaAAATGGGACATTGTATTTCTAGTTCTTGGTACTATTGCAGATTATgaaatttttgcattttttccaTTAATACAGTATCCTGGTAGAAaataagacaggaagaaaaacctCTCAAACCTTTGTTTGGGTTGAAATTCAAACTATTGGAACCTTTGAGTTGTTTCTTAGGCCCTTCTTTTAACGTTGTTCAGTTTCCGGGCCCTAAATGTGTCTGTGGCCCCCATCTAATCTATAGCTATTCCAGCCGTGTGTTCTAGTTTGGTTTGTAGTAGTATCCTCCTAACTTCTTTGAGTCCTCTGCCTTGCCCAAGTCTAATGACTGAAGATGCAGACAGATATCcagagagctctctctctctctctctctctctctctctctctccctctctctttctctctctgtctgtctgtatgtgtgtgtgtattatttttccttaattgaTGGATTGCATATATTAACAGGACACAATATAATGCTTTAATACATGTATCCATGATTAATTCATCACCTcaaacatttgtcatttcttcatgCTCTCTTATCCTCCTTTCTCTAGAAACCATAATACATCAAAAACAACGAAGCCACTCCTGACTTGAGGACAATGTCTTACCCTGGCTGCTATTGTGAACTTTTGACAGCTACTTTTCCTGGGaatctgtacttttctttttctggagcaGCATCCCGTGCCTTCCTGCTGACGTGGGTAGGGGAAAGATGCTCTCCCTGAAGACTGGCTTGCCTGTCTCCTCCTTTCATTAGCGGGCTAACCTAGAGTTCCCCGAGGAGCCTGGCACGGAAGTATAGATTTCCCGCGAGAACCTACCTGACATTCGAAACGAAATGAAATTTAATGTCATAAATATGCGAGAAAACAAAGGCCGCTGTTTTCGAGATGGCTTTTATGACTGGGGCTTCGTGTGTGTCACAAATCCCTGGGCTCTCTGTCAGGCCCCTTCTCCCCTCCAAGGATCTAAGGTGGAATCGCAGCTCCAGCCAGGCGAAACCTCCTGGCTGGGACCCAGAAGCTGCGCAGCGGACTTTCCCCTCCAACAGGAGAATAGAATGACTACCAGGAGGCCAGAAACAAAACACTTAAAGGTTGCATTTATTAAGGAAatgttaaataagaaaaaagtcaaaCGGTGTCACGGATATCAAGAGCACTTTTGTGGCGTAAACCGTGCAGACACAAGCTAAGAATTCTACTCTGAATCTTTGTGCTGGGCTTAGCTGGAGCGCTAGCCACCCATAAAGACCCAGCTGGAAATGCACTAAAAGAAAGCACTTACCCCATTCACAGTCTCAggatcccctccccccacccgtTCTCCCAGAATCACAAAGCCCCTAACCCGCAGGCAGGCAAACAGGCCACTAGGGCTCAAAAGACTTATCAAATATTTCTATTCAAGCAAACTAACACAAATCCCTTAAAACCACAGGTTACTATCGATCAAAGTTTCACTCTCCTAGCAGGCGCAAAACCCACACGCATCTATGTTCCCAATTAGGTCTGCAGCGTGGCGTAGAAACAGTCACTTTTTCCAGTCACTGGGCTACTGGTGCCTGGGAATACACACCCATCCACACCCCGCCTTGCTCGGCCTCTCAAGTTGTCCCCAATGCTGAGCCCACCTGCAGGTGGAAAGGGGCCTTCTCCGCCGGGTACCATCTCCCCGTATCCCAAGTTCTGCGCCCTGCTTTTGCCACCTGCTGCTGAGTCCCGAAGTCTGGGAGCTCCTCGTCTACAGTCTTGCTTGGGGCCTTTCGAAGAGCGATCAGAAATCGGTCACTTTTTCCCCAAAGGCAGAAGTCAAGAGAAAAGACTGACTCCGACAGGTTTGCGTTGCTCGGTCCGTGATGGTGAGGGGAGCATCGCGGCTGGCGGAGGTGCGGAAGGCGACCCGAGGGCCACTCAGTAGGGTCCCACGACCACTGCCTCAACCTCTTTAGACGGCCTCCGGTCCTTCACTAGGAAGTTGATCATGCCTTCGGACTTGATGAGCAGGTTACAGCCAAGGAAGAAGATGCCAAAAACCACAGTGAGCGAGAGCACACACATGACAGCGATCTGCACCACGCGCATGATGTACAGGCTGCGCTCGTCGGGGCCGCCCTCCGCGAAGCCATCGTCGGTCACCACCGACGCCTGGGTGCAGCAGCGCACCGCGCGCTCCAGCGCCTCGCTACTGTTGGCCAGGAACAGGCCAGCCACGTCGGTCTGGTTGCCCAGCACTGAATTCATCACGGGAGGAAGCAGGCGCCGGGAAGGCGAGGATCGGAAGGGTGGGGACCAGAGTGGCTGTAGTGCGGGACGAACAGGTGCCCGGTGGAGCGCTGGCTTGATCACTTGTGCGCGCGGGGCTCCTGAGTCTTCCTTTCAAAGTCCCAGGTCCGTTAAGTGTCTCAAGAACCTCTTCAGGGCGCGCCACAAGCTGGCTCGTGTGCGCCGTGTGCTGCCCAGGCAGTGCTCGTTCCCGGCGCTCGCTCGACTGGGAGCTCTTGGAACTTGGCGGGTTGGGCCGGAGGGGCCGTGGGAGGCGCGGGCCGTGGCGGTGGCCCGGCTGCTGCTCCTAGCGAACAGCGACCCCTGCTGGTGATAGAGCCTCTCTACGTCCGTTCGGCTTGGCGGAGCGACGAAGAAGAGCTAAACCCTAGCAGGCTTTGTGCCTTCTGCAATTCCAAAGGCTAGGCAGAGGTCACTATGCACTCCTGTTGTGAAGAACAAGTGAAGAACTTGGAGAGAAAGGCTGAAAGTTGCAGAGGACCCGGATCACACCCGCTCTTAAGTGTGTCCTTCGAAACCACCCCTCTCACCTCTGAGCAGATGTAAAGTGGCCAGGTACCAGATGGCGCTGGTCAAGGTACTGGCCCACTGCCTATGTTTGGCTGCTGCCTGTTCTTGTAAGCTTTCTAGTGGAGCCTCAGAAGACAAGGCAGGTGGGAGGACTGGgaattctctttccccttccttttttggggggtagggAGTGTTGCtgatgttattgttgttttaaggaaggaagaatggaggaaAACCTTAGAAATTATAGAAGAGCTGCATCCTCACCTTACTTGGAAAGCTGTTACATGTGTAGTAAAGCAGGGTTTGCAGTAAACTGTGTGAGGCCCAGGCAAAGCACAGGACTAAGGAGGTACTCtctttgtggtttgtgtgtggaGGTGGTTGCCAAGAACAGGGTCACCTCTCTGTTAAGGGAGGTGGACAGAATGACCAAACCACTTCATTGCATTTAATTGCAGAGGAGTTTTTGGATGAGCTTCCAGTGTTTTCTGTCTTTGGCAGAAAATCAGTGGTTTAAGGGAATTGCTCATCCACATCCATCACCTAGAATGCCGGCCAGCAGCTGGGCGGCTCTCTCCTGAAGCTGACGCTCCCACCCACCATTCCTTCCTCACCACAAGGCAATCTGCAGACATTTCAGAGAGCTGCGGACGCTCAGTTCATAGAGACTGTTGTCAGTTCTAAGTTCTAACAGAGGAGTCTTACACACAGGCCACTTACACTTCGTTTTAGACTCCAGAATATACAGGATTCCCTCTtctccgcccccaccccacccccaccccccagttctCGTCTTTCTTTGTGCTCTACTTTCTGTTATAATGGCTGAAAATGAGAGGTTGAAGTTCAGTCAAACTTTTGAAAGAATACTTTTATAACTTCTCTATGGAGATATTGGAGCTGGGCTCTGTTGGGtatggaggtggggagaggactGGTAAGCAGCTCAGACTGTCCTTGAGTCGATCAATCAAAGCCTTAGAATCCTGCATTTGGTGATGATAGGCATGCGCAGAGCCTTCAAGTTACACCATGCTTGCTTGTTAAATTCCCCCTGTAAGAATCATCCATTACACATTCAGGTCCTCTTAATGTATTGGCATTATTGGTATCCTTTTAATGTGTTGCCATCCCTCAAGCACAAAGGAGTGCCTTTTAggcaggacttttttttttctggaagcttcaGTATGTTCTAGCTATCTAATGCTTTTATTATTGGGAATAGGGAGGTGAGGGAGGTGTGAACAGCAAAGAACCAGGCTCCCGGGACTTAGCCATACTTCTCTTGGCTTAGTAACTctagttttcatattttatatatacatatatctgtgtgtatatgtgtatatatacacatatgtgcattatacatgtatatgtatataatacgtatattatatacaatatataaaatcagatactgtatataaattctgtatataaatcatatatatatatatgtcaaattTTTTATTAATGGATCATAAAGCCAAACCTCATATTTGAGAAAATATCATCAGAAGAAGTTGGGAAGCacagattttctttcctttctttcagatgTAACTACTAACCAGACACAAACCCCCGAAGTGGAAGGCAGTGCCTATCCTTCTCCATAAGATAGCACAGATCTatgcttttgttccttttattccCCAGCCCTATGATTTTGTTCAGTAAAATTGTCTTAGTAGTTAAATAGAAATGAACTACAAATCCAGTTAGCACAAAGCTTGCTCTGTCACTTCCTATTAGCACAAAAGAGGTCTGAGCTAATAAGGTATTTTCTTtctatcaaacaaaacaaaacaaacaaccccccaaacaacaacaacaacaacaaaacccacgagaaccatgcttttctttctttttcctgtttttagtgTAGAGTTTCCCCCATAGAGTATTACCTTTACCTGTTTTGTGGAAAGTCTTAGGAGCCGTGGCATAGCAACATTTAGGAAATATCCATATAACTGAACTTGATTTCCAGGGAAATAAATGATGATTTGGCTGGGAGTTGGACTGGTGATTCACATTTTTTGCCCAAAGGCAGGGTTTTGCATGTAGTtgtgggtgtcctagaactctatctgtagaccaggccagcctcgaactcacagagttccacctgcctctgcctttctgctgttgggatcaaaggtctgtgccaccactgtccagtaaTAATTCACTTTAATGGAAAGGTTTTGATACCTAGAAGGACTCATTTGTATATATCTACCACTACTTCGGCTTTGGTGAAGTAAGTTTGTGTTCCTGAGAGCTAACTGCTTAATATTTCAAGTATTGTGCAAGGACAGAATCACTTGCTAGCTCTTTCTGAAAAGTACATCAGTAGCATGTAATAAATTCTCCCAGGACAGTCTAGGCCAATGTTGATGGCAGTTATAATCCGTACTTTGGATAGCCTTGAGGGAAGACCAGACACTTTCAGTATCCAAACCCTTTTTCCTTGGTGCTTTGTGCATTATGAAAATATCAAGTAGACATTTAAACAGTGCATCAGACACTAAAAGGATGTTTATTGCTTTGGGGCAAGcacttttcttaaataaattacACTGTTTTTCACAATGTAAGTAAGATAAAGGAGAAGAGCTCATACATAGGAGTCATTCATAGTAATAGACTCAAGGTCTAAAAACCAAGAAGGAAGCTGAAATAAAGCAATGAAAGTTCCCGAGGCACCAAACATATGATGAAAGGCAAACACATAAGCCTTAGACTGACCCTCAAATCCCCTCACAGCATGAACACTTCCCCcataattttacttctttatttatatcaatagtgatggtttgtatacgcttggcccagaaagtggcactattaggaggtgtggccttgttggagtaggtgtgtcactgtgggcatgggctttaataccctcatcctagctgactggaagttcaaatgaagatgtagaactctcagcccctcctgtaCCTTGGCTGACTgaatgttgccatgttcccaccctgagaatactggactgaacctctgaacctgtaagtcagccccaattcaAGTATTCCAATGATTTCCGAATCCTAAGTTTcaaaatctacattcttccaaacaagaACATTGGTCAGGTGTATCACAGCAATAGTCCCTGGTacaacttctgtcttagagttttactgctgtgaacagacatcatgaccaaggcaacacttttAAGGACAtatcagaacaaaaagaaagaaaaaaagaaagaaagaaagaaagagaaagaaataagagagagagagaaagagagagagagagagagagagaagacaaacaaCTGCTTCATGATAACATTTATATGTGGTACTTAAAGATTAAGTACCAGCTgaacggtggtggcgcacgcctttaatcccagcaattgggaggcagaggcaggaggattcgtgagttcgaggccagcttggtctacagagtgagttccaggacagccaaggctacaaagagaaaccctgtcttgaaaaaacaaacaaacaaaaaaacaattaagtACCACATATCTCAATACATGAAAAGTGAAGCAGGTAACCAAGTGTTGGGCAGAGGAAATAATGGAGGGTTAATGTTTGATGAATAGTCTCTGCTGGGAAAGATTAAAATTTCTGAATGAACAGTGGTGATGTTTTCACAATAATATGAATGTACTTAATGCCACTTAATTATACACATAGAATTGTTACAGTGGTAAGTTTTATGGGTTTTATCCTAATGAAAATTCCAAATATTTTGATTAGAGTTAACATAAATCATGCAGTTtggaaagtatataaaaaaatacCCACTATGAATCATCTGTCACTCCCATAGCCTGAAGATTGCTGCTCTTcctattttttgtttcttctgtcatTACAATCTTACACATGTTGTTTTCTTAATTCCAAAAGTATAGTTTCATGATCTTAAACACTTGTAGGTACACGTTAAATAGAAGTAACCAGCATATGAGGACACTTTTATCAAACCATAGCACTCGCACTAATGTCTTTGAACGTTGTGTGAATCTCAAATATTTGTAAGGTGTTTGCATGCTTGTTTTTAAGAAGATGTCATATACCACAGGGCAGCTTCAAACTCACTACCTAGTAGAGAATGGCCCTGAACTTCTGAAATCCACCTTCCAAATGCTTCATTACaaaaaggtatgtgtcaccatgcctggctttacatGTTCCtggagaactgaacccaggactttatgCATTAAATACTTTACAAATTAGCTACATTCCCTAATTTCAAATGTTCATTGAATCAATAGGACATAAAGAATACTTTGACTTATAAATGATTTATCAATTTAGCATGCACACATGATGAATTTACAAGCTTGCTTTTAGATATGcgcctttatttttcttttggcttcaCAGAATTTTGTCTGTATTTCATTCTGATTTTCTGCCCACTCTTTAAAATATGCATAGTTTAAGGAGAAAAAGTCACTGAGCTGCTGAAAGCCTTTTGTGCCATTCTTCCCCATATTAAAGAAACAGGAGACTAACAGTTTTAGCAGGAGAGAAGCAGGTGGCCCCAAAGAGGCATGAAAGTGACAATTTATCCAGTTTTCAGCCTCCATTTACTTAATCTGTGGCAgactttgtattttctaattctaCTAGACATGTGTTTGTATTTTACTTCAGTAAATTGataatgctttcattttaagCATATAGGAGAAATCATCTTGGAAGCTATAAAGGGAAACAAATTCTACAGTATCCAGTTTACACTTTTATATCTGAGCTGAGAGAGACTTTTGTCTTCTGCAAACTTCAGATATActtatagaaaacaaataagagTTGCCATTTCTGGATATCAACCAGAAGTAGCAGTATTTCTGTTTTGCACACTTATTGTGACTCTAAAAGTCCAACAGTTCCTGTATGCACATCTGGTATTCTGCTATTGAAAATGTTAGATCAGAGTGATTAGATACCTTGGGCAGTTTGCTAGCACCATTCACTGCTCAGTTTTATCAACTTtccatcatttctcctttccttgaaGATCTTTATGATA
The nucleotide sequence above comes from Mastomys coucha isolate ucsf_1 unplaced genomic scaffold, UCSF_Mcou_1 pScaffold15, whole genome shotgun sequence. Encoded proteins:
- the Rprm gene encoding protein reprimo produces the protein MNSVLGNQTDVAGLFLANSSEALERAVRCCTQASVVTDDGFAEGGPDERSLYIMRVVQIAVMCVLSLTVVFGIFFLGCNLLIKSEGMINFLVKDRRPSKEVEAVVVGPY